In Candidatus Paceibacterota bacterium, the sequence AGCTTGACTTTGGGTTGATTCGAGCGTTGACATGCCAGGCGCCGGCGCCTAATTTTGGTCCGATATTTAATCGAGCACCGCACCATGTTGATTCGAATCAGCTTAATCGTGGCCATTCTTGCCGGCCTGGCAGTGAGCGCCCTGAACTTCTTCCAGGTCAAGGAGAAGATCACCACTTTGCACAGCAACTGGAAGCAAGAGGAAGCTCTCCACCATAAGTTCGAGAAGCAGTATACCGATACCAAGAGGGATCTGGATAAGACCACCGCCGAGTTGAAGACGACCAAGGCCGACCTGGAAGCGACCACGGCCGCAAAGGAAAAGGCAGAGTCCGAGGCACTCGCGCAAACCAAGCGCGCCGACAAGCTGACCGAAGATTTGAAGAAGACCACCCAGGAACGGGATAATGCCCAGGCAGACCTGGCGGCCTACAAGGCGACGGGTCGCACGCCCCAGCAGATACTGTCCATGGATAAGGAGTACAAGAGGGTCCAAGACAACTTGCAGGTGGCGGAGGCCGAGAACAAGATTCTCCTGCAGAAGCTCAAAAAGACCGAAACCGAGCTGGCCGTTTTCAAGGATAAGGACTTCTTCGTGCCGTTGCCCGCCAGCCTGAAGGGCAAGGTGCTGGTGGCGGATCCCAAGTGGAATTTCGTCGTGCTCGACGTCGGGGAGGACCAAGGCGTCCTCGAGCGCGGCGAGTTGCTGGTAAATCGGGAGGGCCGGCTGGTCGCCAAGATCGTCGTGCGCAGCGTGCAGAAAGACCGCTGCATTGCCAACGTCCTGCCTGGTTGGGAACTCGGGCAGGTGATGGAGGGCGACCTGGTCATTCCCGCGCATCCGGCTTCTTGAGAGATATGATTCGCAATTCGCGCTGGGGATTCCTGCTGCTGGTCGTAGTGGGCTTGGTTAGTGGCGGTTGTGCTACCACCGAGTCGGAAAACCTGTCGGAACGGCCTTGGAACGCCCCGCAAAGCTGGGAAAGCGGCACGGCCGGCAGCATGTTCAACCAATATCGGTGACCGGCCGTCTGATCCGGGTGCCCCCCCCGTCGTTTCGTCAGCTATTCCACTCAATCCAACGCGCCGGCGTGAGAACGCAGTCCATGCGGACGTCGTGGGGCTCCACAGGAATTGCGTCCACAAGTTGCTGATCGAATCCGACGCCGCAGGTCTTTCCGCGCACCACTGCCAACAACTGGTCGTAGTACCCCTTGCCCCGGCCCAGCCGCCCTCCCGCCGTGTCAAACGCCACCCCGGGAACCAGAATCAAGTCCAGGCGGGACGACTCGAGTGGGGCGCAGCGGCGATTGGGCTCGCGGATCCCGAAGTGTCCCAACTGCAAATCCAACCCGATATCCTGAATTAAGCGGGCCTCGTAGGTCTTGGTCTCCGCGACAAAGCGAGGCAGGGCAACGCGTTTGCCGGCGGCCAGGGCGTCGGTCAGCAGCGGCCACAGGTCCAGCTCTTCCGGCAGCGACGCGAAGAACAAAACCGAATGCGCCTCCTGCCACGCCGGTTGCGCGGCCAGCCGGGCACGTGCCAAGGCTGAAGCCGCTGCTCGCTGCGCGGGTGTCAGCTGGCTCAGCGCAGCACCGACCTGCTGACGCAACGCCAGCTTTGCTTCTCGAATGGTCTGTCGCATGACCTGGGGGCTAGCCTTCAGGTTTTGGATTTTGGGCGCCGGCCTTTGCGCGCTGCGCCCGCCATTTGTCCAGCCGTTCCTTGATCTTCTTCTCCACTCCTTGTTCGGTCGGTTCGTAGTATCGCCGGTCCGCCCCAAGGTAATCCTGCACGACGAAATGCCCCGGGTGGTCGTGCGCGTACTGGTAGCCCTCGCCATGGCCCAGCCGCTTGGCACCGCGATAGCTGGCATCCCGTAAGTGTTCGGGCACGGCTAGCGTGCGGCCGGACTCGACATCCTTGAGCGCCGCGTCAATGGCCAGGACGGTCGTGTTGCTCTTCACCGCTGTGGCGATGTAGATGGTCGCCTCCGCCAGCGGAATGCGCGCCTCCGGCCAGCCGATGAACTCGGCGGCTTGAAACGCGGCATTAGCCAGCACCAGCGCCATCGGGTCGGCCAGGCCGACGTCTTCGGCGGCGTGGATGACTATCCGCCGCGCAATGAACCGCGGGTCCTCCCCCGCATGGATCATCTTGGCCAGCCAATAGAGCGCGGCGTCAGGATCGCTGCCGCGCATGGACTTGATGAACGCCGAGATGGTGTCGTAGTGGGCGTCCTCGTCATCATACACCACCGCCTTCTTCTGGATGCTCTGCTCGGCGACCGCCAGGTCGAGGCGGATCAGACCGCCGGCATTGGGCGCCGTCGTAAGAGCGGCGATCTCCAGTGCGTTTAGCGCTTTGCGCGCGTCGCCGTCGGAGAGCTTGGCCAAATGGCGCAGTGCGGTTTCGTCGGCCTGGACCTTGAGAAATCCCAGCCCGCGTTCTGCGTCCGCCAGGGCGCGCTGGAGCAGTCCATACAGTTCCTCCTCGGACAACGGCCGCAGCTCAAAGATCTGTGAGCGGGAAACCAGCGGGGAATTGACGAAAAAGAACGGGTTGTGGGTCGTCGCGCCGATCAGCCGCACCACGCCGGCTTCGACATCCGGCAGCAATACGTCCTGTTGCGCCTTGTTGAACCGGTGGATTTCGTCAATGAACAGTATGGTGGACTGGCCCTTGTTTTCAAGCCGGTTGGCGGCCAGCGCGAGCACGCGGCGCATGTCGGCGACGTTGGACTCGACGCCGCTGAGGCGCTCGAACTTGCTGCGGGTCTGACGGGCAATGATCTGCGCCAGAGAGGTCTTGCCGGTGCCCGGAGGGCCGTAAAAGATGAGCGACTGGATGCGGTCAGCCTCGATGGCCCGGCGCAGCAGTTGGTCTTGCCCGAGGATGTGGGTCTGGCCGACAAGTTCGGTTAAGTCGCGGGGCCGCATGCGCGCCGCCAGGGGCTGATGCGTGGAGGTGTGTTCCGCCGCCGGCGGCTCGGGCGAAGTGGAAAACAGGTCTTCCCGCGTCATGCGGCCACGGTAACAGCCCGCGCCGGCTTTGCCCAAAACAAAAAGCGCCTCCAGCCCCGAGCTCAAAAAAGAACCCCGCCATTGCCGTGTGTAACAGTTCCTTTGAACTTGCTAGAAACAGTCGGGACCCGCCGGATTGCTTTCGACTTCCAGTGAAGGCCTGTCGGCCACAACCACGGCTCAAGCCCCTTTATCTATCAACTACGGTTCAAGGACATAGTTTCTAATCACGAGCATAGGCAGGGTAAATTCTACGCTAACCCGCATTCCAAAGAACTCGCGCGGCGCCCGCACTTGCTTGTTCTCCCGCGCGCTCAGCTGGTGATAAAATCGCTTCGCCCGCCGAGTTACGCAAGCACGAAAACCATGTCGCGGCAAGAAGTCCCACTTAGCGCGACTCGAGACGCTCCTGGATTAGCGAAGCGTCCCGCCGGCGTCAACAGCGGCTACCGCGTGCTCAGCTCTGGCCCGTATGTTCCACCGTTACCTGTGGCGCCAGGCGTTCCACATCGTTACGACTGATCTCGCCGGGCATCGCGGTGAGCGCATTGGCCGCGCCGACCGCGGCAGCCCAACGACACGCCTCGCCGAGGTCTTCTCCGCGCAACAACCGCCACACCAGTCCGGCGGTAAAGGCATCGCCGGAGCCGATCGGATTAGTCACCTCAATCGGTGGAGGCTGGATTCGCCAGCAATGCCGCCCGTCGCAGGCCAGCGTCGGTCCTCGACCGGCGGTGACGACCACACGCTGCGCGCCGCGCTCGGTCAGTTCCCGCATGCCGGTGAGGACGGCCGCTTCGTCGGGGAGATCGCGCCCCACCGTTGCCGCCAGTTCCGACCGGTTCGGTTTCACGAGGCCCGGCCCGGCCTTGAGCGCCTCGATGAGTGCCGGGCCCTGGGCATCTATCACGGAAAGAGCCCCGGCATCGCGGGCGGCTTGTGTGCCTTGAAGGAAGAGATTAACCGGGCCGCCAAGGGTGACCGAGCCGGACATCACGACCGCCCGGCACTCCTGCGCCCGGCGCCGGATGACGGTTAGCAGCGCCTCGTAATCTGCCGCGGATACCGGCCAGCCCTCCTCAACCAGTTCGGTGGTCGTGCCGGCGGACTGGTCCAGAAGCGTGATGCACTGGCGCGTGCAGGCGGCCACGGTCACAAAATCCAACTCGATTCCCCGCGCGGCGAGCAGGGTTCGCAACTTGTCACCGCTGTCTCCGCCGAGAACGCCAATCGCGACGGGCCGTTCCCCCAGCGTCTTGAGTACTTTGGCGGCGTTGACCGATTTGCCCCCCGCGCCGTCCAGCGTCGTCACAGTGCGGTTAACGGCATCGAGCGTGAGTTGGCGAAAGATCATCACGCGCTGCAGGGCGGGCGTTGTTCCGATGCAAAGGATCATGGTTGCTCCAGAGTGTTCCAACTTTTTTCAGTGCGCAAGCCGTGTGAGACGCGCATACTGGCCTCGAATTGGGTTCCCAAATGACAAAAGGCGAGCAGCACGACCCGGTGAACGAATACGAGCGCGAGCCGGTGCCACAGAAGGCCTGGCTGGGGCTGAAGAACTACGTCGGCCAGTTTGCCGGCGAACATGTGGCGGGTACGGAATTGATGATCGGCCCGCTGTTTCTGGCCGCGGGCGTCAGCGCGGCCGATTTCATCTTGGGGCTGTTGGTGGGGAACCTGCTGGCGGTGGCGAGCTGGATGTTCTTCACCGCGCCGATTGCCACGCGCGTGCGGCTGACGCTTTACTACCAGCTCGAGTTAATCTGCGGCCGGCGCCTGGTGATGCTCTACAACCTGGCCAACGGTGTGATGTTCACCATCCTGGCGGGAGCGATGATCACAGTCTCAGCCACCGCGCTGGGCGTCTACTTGCGTTTTCCCATGCCGCAGTTGACCGACACCTTGCCTACCGGCGCAGGCTGGGTGCTGGCCGTGCTGGCGACGGGCATGCTCTTCTCGGCCGTCGCCGCCTACGGCTACCGGTTTGTATCTCGCTTTGCCAACATCGCCGCGCCGTGGCTGGTGCTGATGTTTGCCGCCTTCGGCATTGTCGGGCTGCATCAAATGGGGCTGGAATCGGTGGGGGACTTCTGGCGCGTCGCCAGCACGGTGATCTGGACCGGCGGGGCGCCCCAGCCGGGGCAAGTCAAGTTCACCTTCTGGCACGTGATGTTCTTCGCCTGGTTCTGCAACATGGCCTGGCATATTGGCATGGCCGACCTTTCCATCCTGCGGTACGCCCGGAAAAGCTGGTATGGCCTGACTTCGGCTGCGGGAATGTATATCGGGCATTTTATGGCCTGGATCGCGGCCTCAGTGCTTTATGCCGTCCAGCTTCATCAAGACCCCGGCAACACGGCGGTGCTGCCCGGGCCGCTGGCGTATCGGGCCTGCGGCGTAGCCGGGTTGCTGGCCGTGGTTGCCGCCGGGTGGACTACGGCCAATCCCACGCTCTACCGGGCGGGGCTGGCGTTTCAATCGCTCCGGCCAGGATCCTCGCGCTTCAAGGTCACGTTGGCCACGGGCCTGATTGCGAGCGTCACAGCGGTCTTTCCCATCGTCACAATGCGGCTGCTGGATTTCGTCGCACTTTGGGGAATGATCCTGATGCCGATGGGCGCGGTGATCTTCATGGATTTCTGGGTGCTGCCGAAGCTGGGGCTGCGCTCGAACTTCGCCACGCTTGCCCGCATCCCATTTAATTGGGCGGCCGGCCTGGCCTGGTGCCTGACGATTGCCGTCTGCACCGGCCTGGTGTTGACAGGCCGCACGCAGATCTATTTTGTCAGCCTGCCGGGCTGGTTTGTGACCTCCCTGCTTTACGTCGGGCTGAGCAAGTTGCTGCAAAGCCGCTCCGTGCTGACCGCCGCCTGAACTATGAAGCGCATCGCGCAAGTCATCTCATATCTCGCCCTGACGGCGACTTTGCTATCAGCAGTGCTGTTCTTCGCGGACCAGATTGAGTTGCCGCTGGCCAAAGTCTGGATGCTGGCCGCCGCATTGGTCTGGTTCGCCGTCACGCCGTTCTGGATGGAGCATAAAGCCACCGATTAACGGGCGCAAAGGCAATCAGGACTCCAGTCTAACAGGCTCGGTCAGGGAGAGGGGTTATAGCCGCTTCTCGTCGGCGTCAATGAAGTCCACAAAGCCCTGAATGTCATCGCGGTGGGCGAGGCCCGCCTGCTCCTTGCGCAGCTTAAGACGCGCCTGCATTTCCGCGTCGTCCTTCCTGGGGTAGTTCAGCATCCGCTCCCGGTGGGCCGCCTTAACTGACTCCGGCTGCTTCACGTTCTTGCGCACCCAGTCGCACACTTCGCCGTCCGTGACGCTGTTGCGCACCACCTCGATGAACGGCGTGGCCTCGACGCCGGCCGTTTCCAGCCACAGGCCGTCAAAACCCTGGCAGAAGTTGGGCTGGTAATCAGAGTGCAATTTGCCCGCCAGATGGAGGCGGACTTTGTCAACGAACCGTGGCAGGTGCATCCAGCCGCACATGACCTCGCGCGGGCTGCGGGGATAAATAATATCGCTCATGACCCATCATCATTGCTCGGCCAGCGTCTGTCAACCGTGCCCGGCAACGCGGCTCACGGCTGCTTGCGCCAGCGTTGCCAATCGGTCAGCACAAGCTGTTCGGGCAGCCAGCCGGCTTGCGACTCGGTGAGCGGAAAATAAGTTGGCACCTTCTTCTTCACCATACTTTCCAGAATGAAGCTGCCCCAGCTCTGTTCGCCTGCGCGGATCCACTGCGTGAGGAACCGGGCGTCCATGGTCCGCGGCGTCAGGTAAAGGAGTTTGATCGGCTTCTGGTAGTCGTTGATGGCGAAGAAATCCTCGTGCACATTCGGGTCGTTGGTGTCCGGGGTGCACCGGAGCGTGAGCCACACACACTGGCGCTGGCCGTACCAAGCCACCGCCCAGGGGATGTCGCTCATGATCAACTCGCTGTCTTTGAGCCAACCCGAGACGGTCTGGATGGCGGGCGGGTAGTAAGGCGGGTAGGCGACCGGGGTGCCGCGCGGCGGAAGGAACACAAACAGCATTGGCAGGCAGGCGATCAAGCCGAATACGCCCATGACCAGGTAGCGCAATTGGAGGAAGGGCAGCCGCATTTGATCGAGCAGCACAAAGAAGAGGCTGACCCCGTAAACCAACACCAGCGGCCCCAGCAGTACCAGCAAGTTCTCGGAGTTAATCTCAGGTGAATCCTCGGAAAGGTGGGTTCGCCCCAGCGCCTGAGTCACGGCGAGCACCAGCAGGCTCCCGAGCAGGAAGTAGCGCAAACGCGTCAAGGCAGGGCTGTTAAACCCGATCATCAGCCCGGCCAGGAAAAGGGCCGT encodes:
- a CDS encoding 5-formyltetrahydrofolate cyclo-ligase, translating into MRQTIREAKLALRQQVGAALSQLTPAQRAAASALARARLAAQPAWQEAHSVLFFASLPEELDLWPLLTDALAAGKRVALPRFVAETKTYEARLIQDIGLDLQLGHFGIREPNRRCAPLESSRLDLILVPGVAFDTAGGRLGRGKGYYDQLLAVVRGKTCGVGFDQQLVDAIPVEPHDVRMDCVLTPARWIEWNS
- a CDS encoding replication-associated recombination protein A; amino-acid sequence: MTREDLFSTSPEPPAAEHTSTHQPLAARMRPRDLTELVGQTHILGQDQLLRRAIEADRIQSLIFYGPPGTGKTSLAQIIARQTRSKFERLSGVESNVADMRRVLALAANRLENKGQSTILFIDEIHRFNKAQQDVLLPDVEAGVVRLIGATTHNPFFFVNSPLVSRSQIFELRPLSEEELYGLLQRALADAERGLGFLKVQADETALRHLAKLSDGDARKALNALEIAALTTAPNAGGLIRLDLAVAEQSIQKKAVVYDDEDAHYDTISAFIKSMRGSDPDAALYWLAKMIHAGEDPRFIARRIVIHAAEDVGLADPMALVLANAAFQAAEFIGWPEARIPLAEATIYIATAVKSNTTVLAIDAALKDVESGRTLAVPEHLRDASYRGAKRLGHGEGYQYAHDHPGHFVVQDYLGADRRYYEPTEQGVEKKIKERLDKWRAQRAKAGAQNPKPEG
- a CDS encoding 1-phosphofructokinase family hexose kinase, producing MILCIGTTPALQRVMIFRQLTLDAVNRTVTTLDGAGGKSVNAAKVLKTLGERPVAIGVLGGDSGDKLRTLLAARGIELDFVTVAACTRQCITLLDQSAGTTTELVEEGWPVSAADYEALLTVIRRRAQECRAVVMSGSVTLGGPVNLFLQGTQAARDAGALSVIDAQGPALIEALKAGPGLVKPNRSELAATVGRDLPDEAAVLTGMRELTERGAQRVVVTAGRGPTLACDGRHCWRIQPPPIEVTNPIGSGDAFTAGLVWRLLRGEDLGEACRWAAAVGAANALTAMPGEISRNDVERLAPQVTVEHTGQS
- a CDS encoding DUF5069 domain-containing protein, with protein sequence MSDIIYPRSPREVMCGWMHLPRFVDKVRLHLAGKLHSDYQPNFCQGFDGLWLETAGVEATPFIEVVRNSVTDGEVCDWVRKNVKQPESVKAAHRERMLNYPRKDDAEMQARLKLRKEQAGLAHRDDIQGFVDFIDADEKRL